One stretch of Xiphophorus hellerii strain 12219 chromosome 21, Xiphophorus_hellerii-4.1, whole genome shotgun sequence DNA includes these proteins:
- the LOC116712165 gene encoding erythrocyte band 7 integral membrane protein produces the protein MTGVCNKVGVESGSGNGTGGEVRQGGALGVVGAVLTLLSVLLILLTFPFTAWSCVQVVLEFERAVIFRLGRVVKGSAKGPGLIWFIPWLDVVQKVDLRTLSVYICPQQVLTADSVPLLVDAVVFYRVVDPTLWFTRVQNGFDATHWLVQATLRAALGAHTLTDLLTQWPSIATRMEEVLHSGSRPWGVQVQRVELRDLKLPISLQRSLASEAEAERTARAMMIVAEGEVKASRTLREAASELSPVALRLRYLQTLASVDSGASIVVWILPTGILQ, from the exons AACAAGGTTGGAGTTGAAAGTGGTTCCGGAAATGGAACAG GTGGAGAAGTGAGGCAGGGCGGTGCTTTAGGCGTCGTGGGGGCGGTGTTAACGCTCCTGTCGgtgctcctcatcctcctcacCTTCCCCTTCACAGCGTGGAGCTGCGTTCAG GTTGTCCTGGAGTTTGAGAGGGCCGTCATCTTTAGACTGGGCCGGGTCGTCAAAGGATCAGCTAAAGGACCTG GTTTAATCTGGTTCATTCCCTGGTTGGACGTCGTTCAGAAGGTTGACCTTCGAACTCTCTCCGTCTACATCTGCCCACAACAG GTTCTGACAGCAGACAGCGTCCCGTTACTGGTGGACGCGGTGGTGTTTTACCGCGTGGTGGATCCCACCCTCTGGTTCACCCGGGTGCAGAATGGCTTTGACGCCACACACTGGCTGGTTCAGGCGACCCTCAGGGCGGCGCTGGGCGCTCACACGCTGACAGACCTGCTGACGCAGTGGCCTAGCATAGCCACGAGAATGGAG GAGGTGCTGCACTCCGGCTCCAGGCCGTGGGGCGTTCAGGTGCAGCGAGTGGAGCTCAGAGATCTGAAGCTTCCCATCAGCCTGCAGCGCTCCCTGGCCTCAGAGGCCGAGGCTGAGAGGACGGCGCGGGCGATG atGATCGTGGCTGAAGGGGAAGTGAAGGCGTCTCGTACTTTAAGGGAGGCGGCGTCCGAACTGTCGCCTGTGGCTCTGCGCCTCAGATACTTGCAGACGCTGGCGTCTGTGGACAGCGGCGCCTCCATCGTGGTCTGGATCCTCCCCACAGGGATCCTGCAGTAA
- the lipib gene encoding lipase member H has protein sequence MSLRRLLALLGLLILCKGESGTEEPCDNFTDLDLSHCFMGTSLYVRLLLYTRSNPDCGREVAHHHLSSQPLLDLRRPTAFVIHGYRPTGAPPIWINRIVRLLAEQEDMNVIVVDWNRGAANLNYFTAVTYTREAALNLTGFIRTMQEEGASLSSIHLIGVSLGAHLAGFVGANLKGAIGRITGLDPAGPMFTSATPEERLDPSDAMFVDVLHTDMNSFGLQGAHGHIDFYANGGIDQPGCPKTIFSGKSYFVCDHQRSVFLFLCALNRTCRLTGYPCSSYSRFLDGQCLQCDAFKPASCPVLGYNVSQWRDALVKMGQTKVFFSTTAALPYQKLSYRVDMVTWNQYLRWGVVYIRLHSGRNFTEARIDHKLQRLEQYTSTRLLAQFDEDLQNVQKISVRINTGNIIGPRYKIRLLRIRFTPLERPDRPVMCRFDIIMEENMEVAFRPLPCDSRL, from the exons ATGTCGCTCCGCAGGCTGCTGGCTCTGCTGGGACTCCTCATCCTCTGCAAAG GTGAGTCCGGCACCGAGGAGCCCTGCGATAACTTCACCGACCTGGACCTGTCCCACTGCTTCATGGGAACCAGCCTGTACGTCCGCCTGCTGCTCTACACGCGCTCCAACCCGGACTGCGGCCGCGAGGTCGCCCACCACCACCTGTCCTCCCAGCCGCTCCTGGACCTGCGGCGCCCCACCGCCTTCGTCATCCACGGCTACCGGCCCACCGGGGCGCCGCCCATCTGGATCAACCGCATCGTGCGCCTGCTGGCCGAGCAGGAGGACATGAACGTGATTGTGGTGGACTGGAACCGAGGAGCGGCCAACCTCAACTACTTCACCGCCGTGACCTACACCAGGGAGGCGGCGCTCAACCTGACGGGCTTCATCAGAACCATGCAG GAAGAAGGCGCCTCTCTGAGCTCCATCCATCTCATCGGCGTCAGCCTGGGCGCTCACCTGGCCGGATTTGTTGGAGCGAACCTGAAGGGAGCGATCGGCCGCATCACAG GTTTGGACCCAGCGGGGCCGATGTTCACCAGCGCCACCCCAGAGGAGCGGCTGGACCCGTCAGACGCCATGTTTGTGGACGTTCTGCACACCGACATGAACT CGTTCGGGCTCCAAGGAGCTCACGGTCACATTGATTTCTACGCCAACGGTGGAATCGACCAACCAGGATGCCCCAAGACCATCTTCTCAG GTAAATCGTACTTTGTGTGCGACCACCAGCGCTCCGTGTTCCTGTTCCTGTGCGCCCTGAACCGGACCTGCCGGCTCACCGGATACCCCTGCTCCTCCTACAGCCGCTTTCTGGACGGACAGTGTCTGCAGTGTGACGCCTTCAAGCCTGCTTCCTGTCCTGTGCTGg GCTACAACGTCAGCCAGTGGAGAGACGCTCTGGTGAAGATGGGACAGACCAAAGTCTTCTTCAGCACCACGGCCGCCCTGCCCTACCAGA AGCTGAGCTACAGAGTGGATATGGTGACGTGGAACCAGTACCTGCGCTGGGGGGTCGTCTACATCCGTCTGCACAGCGGCAGGAACTTTACAGAGGCCCGGATAGACCA TAAGCTGCAGCGGCTGGAGCAGTACACCTCCACTCGGCTGCTGGCCCAGTTCGACGAGGATCTGCAGAACGTCCAGAAGATCTCCGTTAGGATCAACACCGGGAACATCATCGGCCCTCGCTACAAGATCAGGCTGCTGAGGATTCGCTTCACTCCACTGGAGCGACCcgacag GCCGGTCATGTGCCGCTTCGACATCATCATGGAGGAAAACATGGAGGTGGCGTTCAGACCTCTGCCCTGCGACTCTCGCCTCTGa